In one Denitratisoma sp. genomic region, the following are encoded:
- the alr gene encoding alanine racemase, producing the protein MTRPIRATIDLSALRGNFAVARQRAGGVALWAVIKANAYGHGLMRTAEALDDLADGFALLDIDDAVALREAGFRQPILLLEGFFEADELPLLVEYGLTPVVHCLEQVEMLTGAALPARLPVYLKLNTGMNRLGLSAEEFLAALTALETTPSVSGITLMTHFADADLARGIDWQMARFEETVQGCDHPVSLANSAALLRYPEARRGWARPGIMLYGSSPFHQDESAEALGLRPVMTLSSRLVSVQELAAGERVGYGGIFTAERPMRIGIVACGYADGYPRHAPSGTPILVEGRRTRTVGRVSMDMIMVDLEGIPDAGIGSPVVLWGEGLPVDDVATAAGTVSYELLCALAQRVPVIEKE; encoded by the coding sequence TTGACCCGCCCGATCCGCGCCACCATCGACCTGTCCGCGCTGCGCGGCAACTTCGCCGTTGCCCGGCAACGCGCGGGAGGGGTTGCTCTGTGGGCCGTCATCAAGGCCAACGCCTATGGCCATGGACTGATGCGCACGGCCGAGGCACTTGACGATCTCGCCGACGGTTTCGCCTTGCTCGACATCGACGATGCCGTTGCATTGCGCGAAGCCGGTTTCCGCCAGCCCATCCTTTTGCTGGAAGGTTTTTTCGAGGCCGACGAACTGCCGCTCCTCGTCGAATACGGCCTGACGCCGGTGGTGCACTGCCTGGAGCAGGTGGAGATGCTGACGGGCGCCGCCTTGCCGGCGCGGCTGCCGGTTTACCTCAAGCTCAACACCGGCATGAACCGCCTTGGTCTCTCCGCCGAGGAATTCCTTGCCGCCCTGACTGCACTGGAGACGACGCCCAGCGTGTCCGGCATTACCCTGATGACGCATTTCGCCGATGCCGACCTCGCCCGAGGCATCGACTGGCAGATGGCGCGCTTCGAGGAGACCGTGCAGGGCTGCGACCATCCGGTCAGCCTGGCCAACTCGGCGGCGCTGCTGCGCTATCCCGAGGCACGCCGCGGCTGGGCGAGGCCGGGCATCATGCTCTACGGCTCCTCCCCATTTCACCAGGACGAGAGCGCGGAGGCGCTCGGCCTGCGCCCGGTGATGACGCTTTCCAGCCGGCTCGTTTCGGTGCAGGAACTGGCGGCCGGAGAGCGCGTCGGCTATGGCGGCATTTTTACGGCGGAGCGGCCGATGCGCATCGGCATCGTCGCCTGCGGCTACGCCGACGGCTACCCGCGACACGCCCCGAGCGGTACGCCGATCCTCGTCGAGGGCCGGCGCACGCGCACCGTCGGCCGCGTCTCGATGGACATGATCATGGTCGACCTCGAGGGCATCCCCGACGCCGGCATCGGCTCGCCGGTCGTGCTGTGGGGCGAGGGCCTGCCGGTCGACGACGTTGCAACGGCCGCCGGCACCGTCAGCTACGAGTTGCTCTGCGCGCTGGCCCAGCGGGTCCCCGTGATCGAAAAGGAATAG
- a CDS encoding LysR family transcriptional regulator, whose translation MADRRLQVFHAVAKQLSFTKAAEVLFMTQPAVTFQIKQLEEHFNTRLFDRGHGKISLTPAGETVLEYAERILGLSSELDVRLAEMTGQIGGPLLVGASTSIAEFMLPRILGEFKSQYPNVKPRLIVANSESIETRVAEHTLDIGLIEAPSHQGNLQCEICCDDELLVVCAPGSPLAKNKELTPQLLATHPFVSREPGSGTREVTDNYFRSAGVPPESLNIVIELGSPEAIKGVVETGIGFAIVSRASVAKEKRLGDLLAIPLKPRLTRTLSMVYPKEKFRSRLVNTFVEFATAKLKQFAAKQG comes from the coding sequence ATGGCCGATCGGAGATTGCAGGTCTTCCACGCAGTTGCTAAGCAACTGTCGTTTACCAAGGCGGCGGAAGTGCTGTTCATGACGCAACCCGCCGTGACCTTCCAGATCAAGCAGTTGGAAGAACATTTCAACACCCGGCTGTTCGACCGCGGCCACGGCAAGATTTCGCTGACGCCGGCCGGCGAGACGGTGCTGGAATACGCCGAGCGCATCCTCGGCCTGTCGTCGGAGCTGGACGTGCGCCTGGCAGAAATGACAGGGCAGATCGGCGGGCCGCTGCTGGTCGGGGCCAGCACGAGCATCGCCGAATTCATGCTGCCGCGCATCCTCGGCGAATTCAAGTCCCAGTATCCCAATGTCAAGCCGCGCCTGATCGTCGCCAACTCGGAATCGATCGAGACGCGCGTGGCCGAGCATACGCTGGACATCGGCCTGATCGAGGCACCCTCGCACCAGGGCAACCTGCAGTGCGAAATATGCTGCGACGACGAATTGCTGGTCGTCTGCGCGCCGGGTTCCCCGCTGGCCAAGAACAAGGAGCTCACGCCGCAATTGCTGGCGACGCACCCCTTCGTCAGCCGCGAGCCGGGTTCCGGCACGCGCGAAGTGACGGACAACTACTTCCGCAGCGCCGGCGTGCCGCCGGAGAGCCTGAACATCGTCATCGAATTGGGCAGCCCGGAGGCGATCAAGGGCGTGGTCGAGACCGGCATCGGCTTCGCCATCGTCTCGCGCGCCTCGGTGGCCAAGGAGAAGCGGCTCGGCGACCTGCTCGCCATCCCGCTCAAGCCGCGTCTGACCCGCACGCTGTCGATGGTCTACCCCAAGGAAAAATTCCGCTCGCGGCTCGTCAACACCTTCGTCGAGTTCGCCACGGCCAAGCTCAAGCAGTTCGCGGCGAAACAAGGCTGA
- the lplT gene encoding lysophospholipid transporter LplT has translation MNLGFYIIMAAQFFSALADNALLIAAIAMLRDIQSPAQYEPLLKLFFTVSYVALAAFVGAFADSMAKGRVMLISNTIKIAGCFLLLVSTVPNLDLLGIPIHYYVLLSYAIVGLGAAAYSPAKYGILTEYLPHDKLVIANGWIEGLTVAAIILGTVLGGVLINPTVSGYLLTVDLPGIETTVDTPAEVAMLVISLLYLIAAVFNFYIPDTGVDHKPLHRNPMYLMREFWHCVRLLWRDKLGQISLAVTTLFWGAGATLQFIVLKWADKALGLPLDKATVLQGVVALGIAAGAVIAAKAVSLDKSVRVLPVGIAMGIVVMGMVFVTGLPVALVMMVAVGAMAGFFVVPMNALLQHRGHILMGAGHSIAVQNFNENTSILVMLGLYALLVYLDLSIYAVIILFGVFVSLTMLLVGFWHRRNMREHGEELQQLLAAAKNVNAHH, from the coding sequence ATGAATCTCGGCTTCTACATCATCATGGCGGCGCAGTTCTTCTCTGCGCTGGCGGACAACGCCCTCCTCATCGCCGCCATCGCCATGCTGCGGGACATCCAGTCGCCCGCCCAGTACGAGCCGCTGCTGAAACTGTTTTTCACCGTCTCCTACGTCGCCCTGGCGGCCTTCGTCGGCGCCTTCGCCGACTCGATGGCCAAGGGACGCGTCATGTTGATCAGCAACACCATCAAGATCGCCGGCTGCTTCCTTCTGCTGGTGTCGACGGTGCCGAACCTGGATCTTCTCGGCATCCCGATTCACTACTACGTGCTGCTCTCGTATGCCATCGTCGGCCTCGGCGCCGCAGCCTATTCGCCGGCGAAATACGGCATCCTCACCGAGTACCTGCCGCACGACAAGCTGGTCATCGCCAACGGCTGGATCGAGGGCCTGACGGTGGCCGCCATCATCCTCGGCACGGTACTGGGCGGCGTGCTGATCAACCCGACGGTGAGCGGCTATCTCCTGACCGTCGACCTGCCTGGCATCGAAACCACGGTCGACACGCCCGCTGAAGTGGCCATGCTGGTGATCTCCCTGCTCTACCTGATCGCCGCCGTCTTCAACTTCTACATCCCGGACACCGGCGTCGACCACAAGCCGCTGCACAGGAACCCGATGTACCTCATGCGCGAGTTCTGGCACTGCGTACGCCTGCTCTGGCGCGACAAGCTGGGCCAGATCTCGCTCGCCGTCACCACCCTGTTCTGGGGCGCCGGCGCCACCCTGCAGTTCATCGTGCTGAAGTGGGCCGACAAGGCGCTCGGCCTGCCGCTCGACAAGGCCACCGTGCTCCAGGGCGTCGTGGCGCTCGGCATCGCCGCCGGCGCGGTCATCGCCGCAAAAGCCGTCTCGCTGGACAAGTCGGTGAGGGTATTGCCGGTCGGCATCGCCATGGGCATCGTCGTCATGGGCATGGTCTTCGTCACCGGTCTGCCGGTGGCGCTGGTGATGATGGTGGCAGTCGGCGCCATGGCCGGCTTCTTCGTCGTGCCGATGAACGCCCTGCTGCAACACCGCGGCCACATCCTGATGGGCGCCGGGCATTCCATCGCCGTGCAGAACTTCAACGAGAACACCAGCATCCTCGTCATGCTCGGCCTGTACGCCCTGCTGGTCTATCTGGACCTGTCGATCTACGCGGTGATCATCCTGTTCGGCGTTTTCGTCAGCCTGACCATGCTGCTGGTCGGCTTCTGGCACCGCCGCAACATGCGCGAGCACGGCGAGGAACTGCAGCAGCTCCTCGCCGCCGCGAAAAACGTCAACGCCCACCACTGA
- a CDS encoding TPM domain-containing protein gives MVSLSRLLRHLLTPDWQVGKCFPARVMQAVEASIAASETRHAGEIRFAVEAGLPLASLLHGETARLRAVEVFSRLRVWDTENNSGVLIYVQLVDREVEILADRGINALVPQAEWDAICHRLEESYRNGNFEQGTIAAIEEIGIRLARHFPPLGANPNELPDRPAIL, from the coding sequence ATGGTGAGCCTTTCACGACTGCTGCGACATCTGCTGACGCCGGACTGGCAGGTGGGCAAGTGTTTTCCTGCGCGGGTCATGCAGGCGGTGGAGGCGTCCATCGCCGCCTCCGAAACGCGCCATGCCGGCGAGATCCGCTTCGCCGTCGAAGCCGGTCTGCCGCTCGCCTCGCTATTGCATGGCGAGACAGCCCGGCTGCGTGCCGTAGAGGTTTTTTCCCGGTTGCGCGTGTGGGACACCGAGAACAACAGCGGCGTCCTGATCTATGTCCAGCTGGTCGACCGCGAGGTGGAAATCCTCGCCGATCGCGGCATCAACGCCCTGGTGCCGCAGGCCGAGTGGGACGCCATCTGCCATCGCCTCGAGGAGAGCTACCGCAACGGGAACTTCGAGCAGGGGACGATTGCCGCCATCGAGGAAATCGGCATCCGCCTGGCGCGGCACTTCCCGCCGCTTGGGGCCAATCCGAACGAACTGCCGGATCGGCCGGCGATTCTCTGA
- a CDS encoding TPM domain-containing protein: MGFAARLLLALWLPVAGALAADDLVAVPPLKARVTDLVGILSRDQAAALEADLAQFEKSRGSQIAILLLPSTKPESIEAYGIRVAEAWKIGRQGVDDGVIVLVARDDRALRIEVGRGLEGALPDAVAKRIIEETMLPRFRSGDYFGGLQDGVSQIMTVIAGEPLPPPRRRMQGAATADSWEDLLPLAMLFVFVGGGLLRALFGRLLGGALAGGVAFFGGWLLLGSASVALVIALVVFFLTLSGIAGAHGLHGYGGRGGSGGGFSGGGGGFGGGGASGRW; this comes from the coding sequence ATGGGTTTCGCCGCGAGGCTGCTGCTTGCGCTCTGGCTGCCGGTTGCCGGCGCCCTGGCGGCGGATGACCTCGTTGCCGTGCCGCCGCTCAAGGCGCGGGTCACCGACCTTGTCGGCATCTTGAGCCGCGACCAGGCGGCGGCGCTGGAAGCCGACCTGGCCCAGTTCGAGAAAAGCCGCGGCAGCCAGATTGCCATCCTGTTGCTTCCCTCCACGAAGCCGGAATCCATCGAAGCCTATGGCATCCGCGTCGCGGAAGCCTGGAAGATCGGGCGGCAGGGCGTCGACGACGGCGTCATCGTTCTCGTCGCCCGCGACGACCGCGCCCTGCGCATCGAAGTCGGCCGGGGCCTGGAAGGGGCGCTGCCCGATGCCGTGGCAAAGCGCATCATCGAGGAAACCATGCTGCCGCGCTTCAGGTCGGGCGATTATTTCGGCGGCTTGCAGGACGGCGTGTCGCAAATCATGACGGTCATCGCCGGCGAGCCGCTGCCACCGCCCCGGAGACGCATGCAGGGCGCTGCAACCGCCGATTCCTGGGAGGACCTCCTGCCGCTGGCCATGTTGTTCGTTTTCGTCGGGGGCGGCCTCCTGCGAGCCCTCTTCGGCAGGCTGCTCGGCGGCGCGCTGGCGGGCGGCGTGGCCTTCTTCGGCGGCTGGCTCCTGCTCGGCAGCGCATCGGTTGCGCTGGTGATCGCCCTGGTCGTGTTCTTTCTGACGCTGTCGGGCATTGCCGGTGCGCATGGCCTGCACGGCTACGGGGGGCGGGGCGGGTCCGGCGGCGGCTTCTCCGGTGGCGGGGGCGGATTCGGCGGCGGGGGGGCATCGGGACGATGGTGA
- a CDS encoding LemA family protein codes for MRLKLLALLVLAASLLSGCGYNRIQTTDEQVTAAWSEVLNQYKRRADLIPNLVQIVQGYAAHEKEVLTKVTEARAQVAGIKATPELVNDPQAFAQFQAAQAQLSGALSRLLVVVENYPNLKADASFRDLQAQVEGTENRITVARNRYIKAVQEYNTTVRVFPSNLTAMLFGYKTKANFTVEDEKALSTPPAIKFDGGAKPGAAAGKPAGSALSAGY; via the coding sequence ATGCGCCTCAAGCTACTTGCCCTGCTGGTCCTTGCCGCCAGCCTGCTGTCCGGCTGCGGCTACAACCGGATCCAGACGACCGATGAACAGGTCACGGCTGCCTGGTCGGAGGTGCTCAACCAGTACAAGCGCCGCGCCGACCTGATCCCCAACCTGGTGCAGATCGTGCAGGGCTATGCCGCGCACGAAAAGGAGGTGCTGACCAAGGTGACCGAGGCGCGCGCCCAGGTGGCTGGCATCAAGGCGACCCCGGAACTGGTCAACGATCCCCAGGCCTTCGCCCAATTCCAGGCTGCCCAGGCCCAGCTCTCCGGCGCGCTGTCTCGCCTGCTGGTGGTGGTGGAGAATTATCCGAACCTGAAGGCCGACGCCAGCTTCCGCGACCTGCAGGCGCAGGTGGAGGGGACGGAGAATCGCATTACCGTCGCCCGCAACCGCTACATCAAGGCGGTGCAGGAATACAACACCACCGTGCGCGTCTTTCCCAGCAATCTGACCGCCATGCTGTTCGGCTACAAGACCAAGGCCAACTTCACGGTCGAGGACGAGAAGGCGCTGTCGACGCCGCCCGCCATCAAGTTCGACGGCGGCGCCAAGCCGGGCGCGGCCGCCGGCAAGCCGGCAGGCAGCGCCCTTTCGGCCGGCTATTGA